A window from Oceanidesulfovibrio indonesiensis encodes these proteins:
- a CDS encoding RtcB family protein gives MKAKDLDKLGLPRDRELRQAASRTAKRMLKSGMERGALKARLKEIAAEPGPYLDDPDWAAYAQAAAALLPRQLPDGGTSSAHAGAKYAGLRSEPVPVAVFASEEAGPDPEAMKQMENAALLPIAVAGALMPDAHVGYGLPIGGVLAVEDAVIPYAVGMDIACRMRLSVVDAPVSWLTSKQPKLARALEQETRFGVGASFKERREHPVMDLDWDAISITKSLKNKAWEQLGTSGSGNHFAEFGALTVREEGLLGLEPGQYLALLTHSGSRGVGGEVARYFSRIAQQNMPQLPKHMRALAWFPLSSAEGRAYWAAMQLMGEYSHANHEILHAHVLRALGFQELAVVENHHNFAWIEEHFGRELVVHRKGATPAGPGALGVIPGSMADPGYVVRGKGNPESLHSAAHGAGRRMSRKEAKVRENRKHLEELLKEREVTLLSGGLDESPIAYKDIGAVMRAQKDLVDILATFQPSLVKMSAD, from the coding sequence ATGAAAGCCAAAGATCTGGACAAGCTGGGCCTTCCCAGAGACCGCGAGCTGCGACAGGCCGCCTCCCGTACGGCGAAGCGGATGCTCAAAAGCGGCATGGAACGCGGCGCGTTGAAGGCGCGGCTCAAGGAGATCGCGGCAGAACCTGGACCGTATCTCGATGATCCGGACTGGGCGGCGTATGCTCAGGCGGCCGCAGCCTTGCTGCCGAGGCAACTTCCGGATGGAGGGACGTCCTCTGCGCATGCGGGCGCTAAGTACGCCGGCCTGCGTAGCGAGCCCGTGCCCGTGGCAGTGTTCGCCTCGGAGGAAGCCGGTCCCGACCCCGAGGCGATGAAGCAGATGGAGAACGCGGCCCTGCTGCCCATAGCGGTGGCCGGCGCTCTCATGCCCGACGCCCACGTGGGCTACGGCCTGCCCATCGGCGGCGTTCTCGCCGTGGAAGACGCCGTAATTCCCTATGCCGTAGGCATGGACATCGCCTGTCGCATGCGGCTTTCCGTGGTGGATGCTCCGGTCTCGTGGCTCACGTCTAAGCAACCCAAGCTGGCCAGGGCTCTGGAGCAGGAAACACGCTTTGGCGTCGGCGCGTCATTCAAGGAACGGCGGGAGCATCCGGTGATGGATCTGGACTGGGACGCGATCTCCATCACCAAATCCTTGAAGAACAAGGCCTGGGAGCAGCTCGGGACCAGCGGAAGCGGCAACCACTTTGCGGAGTTCGGCGCGCTGACCGTGCGTGAGGAGGGGTTGCTCGGCCTGGAGCCCGGGCAATATCTCGCGCTCCTGACCCATTCCGGAAGCCGCGGAGTGGGTGGCGAGGTTGCCAGGTACTTCTCGCGCATCGCACAGCAGAACATGCCGCAGCTGCCCAAACACATGCGGGCCCTTGCGTGGTTCCCGCTCTCCAGCGCGGAGGGCAGAGCGTACTGGGCGGCCATGCAGCTCATGGGAGAGTATTCCCACGCCAACCACGAGATTCTGCATGCCCATGTGCTCCGCGCTCTCGGTTTTCAGGAATTGGCCGTGGTCGAAAACCACCACAACTTCGCATGGATCGAGGAGCACTTCGGCCGCGAGCTCGTGGTGCACAGAAAAGGCGCCACTCCGGCCGGTCCCGGGGCGCTCGGCGTCATACCGGGCTCCATGGCCGACCCGGGCTACGTAGTGAGGGGCAAGGGCAACCCGGAGTCGCTCCATTCCGCAGCGCATGGCGCCGGCCGGCGCATGAGCCGCAAGGAGGCCAAGGTCCGCGAGAACCGGAAGCACCTGGAGGAACTGCTTAAGGAGCGCGAGGTGACGCTGCTTTCCGGCGGTCTGGACGAAAGTCCCATCGCCTACAAGGACATTGGCGCGGTGATGCGAGCGCAGAAAGATCTGGTGGACATCCTGGCCACGTTCCAGCCGTCGCTGGTCAAGATGTCCGCAGACTGA
- a CDS encoding autotransporter assembly complex protein TamA: MAVSTGRFGQTTRAAVFALVFLLHLGAGHVRAQEASATSPGEAGAGYVVRFQGIEGELRDLLQQVSVAADKSNEALVSRGIIARRIREDKQLFKTALTSRGYMGGVVEANLDTESAPPVLTYTVDTGPPFMLSGISYEVAEGLEGDTVLPDAGELGLDVGARFNAVPVVAASGKVVSWLSRRGYPFPKVSKPRVLADFEKHTVRAVYTVTPGPKADFGETTIQGLESVDEGFVRAYIPWKQGQQFDRTEFDTYYNRLSELNLFSTIRVDPVSELDDQGRVPVTVEVKERKHRTVRAGLGYSTDKGPQARVGWEHRNLLGGGEKFEARIRASAVESDATVNYIDPRFLGKELAFALDASFKKSDTDAYKAETYETGFLIQKKVAEHLTVGAGPRFRHGDILEDESRPFDNQRVFDLVSLVFRASWDDRDSVLDPTRGRKIDLRIEPFFEIGDSKMSSPFFLQTELSATSYLRLLESPRLVLAGRAAAGASWGATREELPAVLRYYPGGGGSVRGYGYQLAGPVSGETPLGGAAYAEFSGELRAMVTEKFGIVPFIDAGYAFADPLDLQGELLFGAGLGIRYHTSFGPLRADVAVPLNRRKGVDDPVQFYISIGQAF, from the coding sequence ATGGCAGTATCCACCGGTCGATTCGGGCAGACGACAAGAGCAGCCGTGTTTGCCCTGGTGTTTCTCCTGCACTTAGGAGCAGGGCACGTCCGCGCTCAGGAAGCCAGTGCAACGAGCCCTGGCGAGGCCGGGGCGGGGTATGTTGTCCGCTTCCAGGGGATAGAAGGGGAACTCAGGGACCTTTTGCAGCAGGTTTCCGTTGCCGCGGACAAATCGAACGAGGCGCTTGTCTCGCGTGGAATCATTGCCCGGCGCATCCGGGAGGATAAGCAGCTCTTCAAGACGGCGCTCACCAGCAGGGGCTACATGGGCGGTGTGGTCGAAGCCAACCTGGATACGGAATCCGCACCGCCGGTGCTTACCTACACAGTAGACACCGGGCCGCCATTCATGCTGTCCGGCATTTCGTACGAGGTTGCGGAAGGTCTGGAGGGCGACACGGTCCTGCCGGATGCCGGGGAGCTCGGGTTGGATGTGGGTGCGCGCTTCAACGCAGTGCCGGTCGTGGCCGCATCCGGCAAGGTGGTCTCCTGGCTTTCCCGCCGCGGCTACCCGTTTCCCAAGGTTTCCAAGCCACGGGTGCTGGCGGATTTCGAAAAGCATACGGTGCGCGCCGTCTATACGGTAACGCCCGGCCCCAAGGCGGATTTCGGCGAAACCACCATCCAGGGCCTGGAAAGCGTGGACGAAGGGTTCGTGCGCGCCTACATACCCTGGAAGCAGGGCCAGCAGTTCGATCGCACCGAGTTCGATACCTATTACAATCGCCTCTCCGAGCTCAATCTTTTCTCCACGATCCGTGTCGATCCCGTCTCCGAACTCGATGACCAGGGCCGGGTTCCGGTCACCGTGGAAGTCAAGGAGCGCAAGCACCGCACTGTGCGCGCCGGCCTCGGCTACTCCACGGACAAAGGCCCCCAGGCCCGCGTGGGCTGGGAGCACCGCAATCTTCTGGGCGGCGGTGAAAAGTTCGAAGCCAGGATACGTGCATCAGCCGTGGAGTCCGACGCAACAGTCAACTATATTGATCCGCGCTTTCTGGGCAAAGAGTTGGCCTTCGCCCTGGACGCCAGCTTCAAAAAATCGGACACCGACGCTTACAAAGCCGAGACCTACGAGACCGGGTTTCTCATTCAGAAGAAAGTGGCCGAGCACCTCACCGTGGGCGCGGGACCGCGGTTCCGGCACGGCGACATCCTCGAAGACGAATCCAGACCATTCGACAACCAACGCGTGTTCGATCTCGTCTCGCTGGTGTTCAGGGCCAGCTGGGACGACCGGGACTCAGTCCTCGACCCGACCAGGGGCCGCAAGATCGACCTGCGTATCGAGCCGTTTTTCGAAATCGGCGATTCGAAAATGTCGAGCCCATTTTTCCTGCAGACCGAGCTCTCGGCAACGAGCTATCTGCGCCTGCTGGAATCGCCGCGTCTGGTGCTTGCAGGGCGAGCTGCTGCAGGCGCTTCCTGGGGCGCGACGCGTGAGGAATTGCCCGCTGTCCTGCGCTACTATCCCGGCGGCGGCGGATCGGTGCGGGGCTATGGCTACCAGCTGGCAGGGCCAGTCAGCGGGGAAACGCCCCTGGGCGGAGCTGCGTACGCCGAGTTCTCTGGTGAGCTCAGGGCCATGGTCACGGAAAAGTTCGGTATTGTTCCGTTCATCGATGCCGGATACGCGTTTGCCGATCCACTCGATCTTCAGGGTGAGCTTCTGTTCGGCGCCGGGCTGGGCATCCGTTACCACACCAGTTTCGGACCGTTGCGAGCGGATGTGGCCGTGCCTCTCAACCGTCGGAAAGGCGTGGATGATCCGGTCCAGTTTTACATCAGCATAGGGCAGGCGTTCTAG
- a CDS encoding translocation/assembly module TamB domain-containing protein — MASRRVRIMLKALLAAVVLVILLLGGVFLAVQTGPVKRAIAAYASKAAGDDMHLTIEGLSGLLPLSIQIDRVAIAQSKDAEPWLVARGLVLEWSLWELLFGTIHVNQVGAEDVMLADLPPASDEPEPKEPEPVWPPPSLSLPGVQVDRLWVGRFDMGEAVLGQAAAYIVLGNARLGGGMADVDLEITRIDGPESALKAMINTRGVDTAHPELEVDITLHEPPGGLLATATDMPQTSPLNLALKGQGPLSGWSGALSLMHGKEPIAMLDLSFGATEESLSFGMEGGIFTRELAGSGDAPGLLGCVLSDQECGAVRELGERFDLALDGRALMDEDGEVRGLELARIDLTAESLGVEAAGRIGRSLDDVELDVLAHIEDLSFVNALVGQSFHGALVLSAALAAHDEALQGHIDLSLESFAYEEYRAANATLALTLDPLDGGGWAFGGDDDPLPPVRADLVVDVNGLAVPPGMQAAVAAVGDSPRITGSFRTLDSRTVRIERLGLGAIAAVLNLSGQVSLDGPAEARLELTAADLENATRALGITDAGLHGSMTLTVDGDGDWSDPSGRVAFDVRTEGLVVDAPGVTEGALPSGALGPVLGSDPRFSGEAVLDPSGALRVNDLSATAQAFSLAGSAQAHLQDSQAPLSVDLDLTAESLEPFSALAGVELGGALHATVQGNGDMDAPDMGLNLTIDRPRLAEQTFDRLGVEVSGSGPLESWSGKAAVTLAATVDGQSAVLDVDAQFALGQEQVSLPSLTIRGPGVSLDGDVTMHSTTGLVTGTLEGGAEDLNKLGAFAGMDLAGALQTRIVLKEEDGGQALDLTASLSDVQAPGAAVGNAQIMAQLSNLTATPRGTAQVEATGIATDGFEADTLILNAVGGEAGMDITLNVDGSIAAGPEPAPLELILGGRLQPPGEKPLTFRLTELAGSLNDLPLSLERPGAVTVDGGDLAIDPLEIGWGQARLAMQGGWDASRADLSLSISELTADSVMLLTGNEPVGPETVLSLDLGVTGSKASPTGTVTASVQGVRLHVEEDSPLSAMDAFTLNVEARVGDGSLEAAATTEGMRDSQVRVEASLPATFSLEPFAFELPSDGPLSGALLADAKLESFESILAFYGVQVSGQFDADFTLSGTLSAPKADGKATISNGRIEYVETGTVITGLDLEFVAAQSTESDSPRLIVNLTAGDGEKGSVQMSGWIDVDPQRSTPFRINVALARFTAVRMDVLRFAATGDAALEGNMDESRIVGGISLDPVQVWLPDTLPPDVVEVEVVDVRTLKVVPEGETGGKEIIRESGEPVPSDEDTSEPAPFDPTLELGVEVREGMRVQGLGVDTTWKGRLDVSGRLTEPRLTGNVEITEGDIEFLGKRFNIRKGVLNFWGQSPPSPRVEVEATTDAGDVMAIVRVYGQANSPQFSLASEPSRPRDEVLSYILFGRDLNRISPVQAVKIAQTAAMLASGSDFLSIQRTASKIPLLGGLDIGLADTAGGGAVEVGAEVIKDVHVSVAEGLGESSTQVEVEVDLTKQFSVRGTVDDKGDQSVGFDWRLDY, encoded by the coding sequence ATGGCGAGTCGTCGTGTGCGCATCATGCTCAAGGCTCTGCTGGCCGCGGTCGTTCTTGTGATTCTGCTCTTGGGCGGAGTCTTTCTGGCCGTGCAGACCGGTCCGGTCAAGCGGGCCATTGCTGCATACGCGTCGAAGGCGGCTGGCGACGATATGCACCTGACCATCGAGGGGCTGTCCGGGTTATTGCCGCTGTCCATACAAATAGACAGAGTCGCCATCGCCCAGTCCAAAGATGCGGAGCCGTGGCTCGTTGCCAGGGGGCTGGTCCTGGAGTGGTCGCTGTGGGAGCTCCTCTTCGGCACGATCCATGTGAACCAGGTGGGCGCGGAGGACGTGATGCTCGCCGATCTGCCGCCCGCAAGTGACGAGCCTGAGCCGAAAGAGCCTGAGCCGGTGTGGCCCCCGCCTTCGCTCTCGTTGCCTGGGGTGCAGGTGGACAGGCTGTGGGTAGGGCGCTTCGACATGGGGGAGGCAGTGCTCGGCCAGGCGGCAGCGTACATCGTGCTCGGCAATGCGCGACTCGGCGGCGGCATGGCTGACGTGGACCTTGAAATCACCCGGATCGACGGACCGGAATCCGCTCTGAAGGCGATGATAAACACCCGGGGGGTGGATACGGCGCACCCCGAGCTCGAAGTGGACATCACCCTGCATGAGCCGCCTGGCGGTCTGCTCGCCACGGCCACGGACATGCCCCAGACGTCGCCGCTCAACCTGGCGCTAAAAGGGCAGGGGCCGCTTTCCGGCTGGTCCGGCGCCTTGAGCCTGATGCACGGGAAAGAGCCCATCGCCATGCTTGACCTCTCATTCGGGGCGACAGAGGAGTCCCTGTCCTTTGGCATGGAAGGCGGCATATTCACCAGGGAACTGGCCGGCTCCGGCGATGCGCCGGGGCTCCTCGGCTGCGTATTGTCGGATCAGGAGTGCGGCGCAGTCCGGGAGCTGGGCGAGCGGTTCGACCTCGCGTTGGACGGACGAGCGCTGATGGATGAAGACGGCGAGGTGCGCGGCCTGGAGCTTGCCAGGATCGACCTGACGGCGGAAAGCCTGGGCGTGGAGGCTGCGGGCCGCATCGGCCGGAGCCTGGACGATGTCGAGCTGGACGTCCTGGCGCACATCGAGGATCTTTCGTTTGTGAATGCGCTGGTGGGGCAGTCCTTTCATGGCGCGCTGGTGCTTTCCGCCGCCTTGGCCGCACATGACGAGGCGTTGCAGGGACATATCGATCTTTCGCTGGAAAGCTTCGCGTATGAGGAATATCGGGCCGCGAACGCCACGCTCGCCTTGACTCTCGATCCGCTGGACGGCGGGGGCTGGGCTTTCGGCGGTGATGACGATCCCCTGCCGCCGGTGCGCGCCGACCTGGTGGTGGACGTGAACGGACTCGCCGTGCCGCCAGGCATGCAGGCCGCTGTGGCCGCTGTGGGCGATTCTCCGAGGATCACGGGCTCGTTCAGAACTCTGGACAGCCGCACGGTGCGCATCGAACGGTTGGGACTCGGCGCCATCGCAGCCGTTCTGAACCTGAGCGGCCAGGTGTCTTTGGATGGTCCGGCCGAGGCGCGTCTTGAACTCACGGCCGCCGACCTGGAAAATGCGACGCGGGCGCTCGGCATAACGGATGCCGGCCTCCACGGCAGCATGACACTGACTGTGGATGGCGACGGCGACTGGAGCGATCCGTCCGGCCGGGTTGCCTTTGATGTACGGACTGAGGGGTTGGTGGTGGATGCGCCGGGCGTCACGGAAGGGGCCTTGCCATCGGGAGCCCTCGGGCCTGTGCTTGGCAGCGATCCCAGATTTTCTGGAGAGGCCGTGCTCGATCCGTCCGGCGCGCTTCGGGTGAACGACCTTTCGGCTACGGCGCAGGCCTTCTCCCTTGCCGGTTCTGCCCAGGCGCACCTGCAGGATTCCCAGGCCCCGTTATCGGTGGATCTTGACCTGACGGCGGAGTCCCTGGAGCCGTTCTCGGCCCTTGCCGGCGTGGAGCTCGGCGGCGCGTTGCATGCCACGGTGCAGGGCAATGGAGATATGGACGCGCCGGACATGGGGCTGAACCTGACCATCGATAGACCGCGCCTGGCCGAGCAGACGTTTGACAGGCTCGGCGTGGAGGTCAGCGGCTCAGGTCCCTTGGAATCCTGGTCCGGCAAGGCTGCGGTGACTCTTGCCGCAACCGTGGACGGGCAATCTGCTGTCCTGGATGTGGATGCGCAGTTCGCGCTGGGACAGGAGCAGGTGTCGCTGCCGAGCCTCACCATTCGCGGCCCGGGCGTCTCGCTGGATGGCGATGTAACGATGCACAGCACTACGGGCTTGGTGACCGGGACGCTGGAGGGCGGGGCCGAGGATCTGAATAAGCTGGGTGCGTTCGCAGGAATGGACCTCGCCGGGGCGCTGCAAACCAGAATCGTGCTCAAGGAAGAAGACGGGGGCCAGGCTTTGGACCTTACAGCTTCATTGAGCGACGTGCAGGCGCCGGGCGCTGCCGTCGGGAACGCGCAGATAATGGCGCAGTTGTCCAACCTTACGGCCACGCCGCGAGGTACGGCGCAGGTGGAAGCCACAGGTATAGCGACGGACGGTTTTGAGGCCGACACACTGATTCTGAACGCGGTCGGCGGTGAAGCCGGGATGGACATCACCCTGAACGTGGACGGCAGCATCGCGGCCGGTCCGGAACCCGCGCCGCTGGAGCTTATACTTGGAGGAAGACTCCAGCCGCCGGGCGAAAAACCGCTGACGTTCAGGCTCACGGAGCTGGCCGGTTCGCTGAATGATCTTCCCCTCAGCCTGGAGCGGCCCGGAGCCGTGACAGTGGACGGCGGCGACCTCGCCATAGATCCGCTGGAAATAGGCTGGGGCCAGGCGAGGCTGGCCATGCAGGGCGGATGGGACGCCAGCCGGGCCGATCTCTCGCTGAGCATTTCCGAACTCACGGCGGACAGCGTTATGCTGCTTACCGGCAACGAACCGGTTGGTCCTGAGACAGTGCTTTCCCTGGACCTGGGGGTGACGGGCTCCAAGGCCAGCCCGACGGGCACAGTCACTGCGTCTGTCCAGGGCGTGCGGCTGCATGTGGAGGAGGATTCTCCCCTGAGCGCAATGGACGCGTTTACGTTGAACGTCGAGGCTCGCGTGGGAGACGGTTCTCTGGAGGCCGCGGCAACCACAGAGGGAATGCGGGACAGCCAGGTGCGCGTTGAGGCGAGTCTGCCCGCGACGTTTTCGCTGGAGCCGTTCGCATTCGAGTTGCCGTCGGACGGTCCCCTTTCCGGCGCGTTGCTCGCCGATGCGAAGCTCGAAAGCTTTGAATCGATCCTGGCCTTTTACGGAGTCCAGGTTTCTGGTCAGTTCGACGCAGATTTCACTCTGAGCGGCACGCTCTCGGCGCCAAAGGCGGACGGCAAAGCCACGATCAGCAACGGCCGCATCGAGTATGTGGAGACGGGCACCGTCATTACCGGGCTCGATCTGGAGTTCGTGGCCGCGCAGTCGACGGAGAGCGACAGTCCCCGACTCATTGTCAACCTCACGGCAGGCGACGGCGAGAAGGGCTCGGTGCAGATGAGCGGCTGGATTGACGTTGATCCGCAGCGGTCCACGCCGTTCCGCATCAACGTGGCCCTGGCAAGGTTCACCGCAGTGCGCATGGATGTGCTCCGGTTCGCGGCTACGGGTGACGCCGCCCTGGAGGGGAATATGGATGAAAGCCGGATCGTGGGTGGGATATCCCTTGACCCGGTCCAGGTCTGGCTGCCGGACACGCTGCCACCCGACGTGGTTGAAGTGGAAGTCGTGGACGTGCGTACGCTGAAGGTGGTTCCCGAAGGCGAAACCGGCGGGAAGGAGATCATCCGCGAGTCGGGCGAGCCTGTCCCATCGGACGAGGACACATCCGAGCCGGCTCCTTTCGATCCCACGCTTGAGTTGGGTGTGGAGGTCAGGGAAGGCATGCGAGTGCAGGGCCTGGGCGTGGACACCACCTGGAAAGGCCGTCTCGATGTGAGCGGCCGCCTTACCGAGCCCAGGCTCACGGGCAATGTCGAGATAACCGAAGGCGATATCGAGTTTCTGGGCAAGCGGTTCAACATCCGGAAAGGCGTCCTGAACTTCTGGGGGCAGTCGCCGCCCTCGCCGCGCGTGGAGGTGGAGGCGACTACGGATGCCGGGGACGTCATGGCCATCGTACGGGTGTACGGACAGGCGAACTCTCCGCAATTTTCCCTGGCTTCGGAACCCAGCCGGCCGCGGGACGAGGTGCTTTCCTACATATTGTTCGGCCGGGACCTCAACCGCATCAGCCCGGTGCAGGCGGTGAAGATCGCCCAGACGGCAGCCATGCTCGCTTCGGGCTCGGACTTCCTGTCCATCCAGCGCACCGCATCCAAGATCCCGTTGCTGGGCGGCCTGGACATCGGCCTGGCCGACACGGCAGGCGGCGGCGCCGTGGAGGTTGGTGCGGAAGTGATCAAAGACGTGCATGTGAGCGTTGCGGAGGGGCTTGGCGAGTCGTCCACGCAGGTGGAGGTTGAAGTGGACCTTACCAAACAATTCA